CATCAACTTCGCCATCATCCCCTATCGCGGCACGCCGGACATCCAGGTCGCGCTGCTGCAGGGTGACGTGACGCTGATGATCGACAGCTACTCCGCGATGATGGGCAACCTCGCCGACGGCAAGCTGCGCGCGCTCGCCTCATCCGGCGGGCGACGATCGGAGGCAACGCCGCAGATCGCGACCGCGCAGGAGAATGGCGTCAACGGCTACGACGTCGTGTCCTGGAACGCGCTGTTCGCGCCGGCCGGCACGCCGCCCGAGATCGTGGACAGGCTGAATGCCGCGCTGCGCGAGATTCTCGCCGATCCCGAGGTCAAGAAGCGGCTGCTCGGGCTCGGCATCGAGGCGCGCGGCAGCACGCCGCAGGAGATTTCGGACCGGCTGAAATCCGACATCGACAAGTGGCAGGCGGTGATCGAGAAGGCGGGCATTCAAAAACAATAGGCGCGAGATCGCGCCAAGGGAGAGAAGTGCAATGGCTGCGATACCGGACGATCCGAAATTCTGGCGCATCGGCCTCGTCGGCTATGGCGAGGTCGGCCGCATCCTCGGCGAGGACCTGCGCAGGCAGGGCATCGCGGTTCTCGCCTACGACATCAAGCTCGACGGCGGCGCTGGTGGCGCGCTGCGCAGCCATGCCGCCGAACACGGCGTGACGCTGTCGGCCTCGCATCGCGAGCTTGCCGCCTCGGCTGACTTCATCATTTCCGCGGTGACCGCGAGCCAGGCCGTGCCGGTGGCGCAGGCCATCGCGCCGGCCATCAGGCGTGGGGCCTTCTTCCTCGACTTCAACTCGGCCTCGCCCGGCGCCAAGCAGCGCGCGGCCCGGTTGATCGATGCGGCCGGCGGCCGCTATGTCGAGGGCGCGGTGATGACCTCGGTGCCGCCCCATCGCATCAAGGTGCCGCTGCTGCTCGGCGGCGCCAGCGCAGAGGCGCTCGCGCCCCTGCTCATCCAGCTCGGCTTCAATGCCAAGGTCGCCAGTCAAAAGCTCGGCATCGCCTCGGCAGTGAAGATGTGCCGCAGCATCATGATCAAGGGCCTGGAGGCGACCACCATCGAATGCTTCACCACCGCGCGCGCCTATGGCGTCGAGGATGCGGTGCTGGGCTCCCTGAAGGAGACCTTTCCCGGCATCGACTGGGAAAAGCAGGCCGCCTATTTCTTCCAGCGCGTGATCGAGCACGGCCGCCGCCGCGCCGAGGAGGTCCGCGAGGTCGCGGAAACGGTGCGCGAGACCGGCCTGATCCCATGGCAGGCCGAAGGCACCGCCGAGCGGCAGGCTTTTGTGGCCGATCTCGCCGACCAGGGCTGCTTCGGGTCGCGCCAGGACGAGGCGTTCGCGCGCAGTTCCGACTGGCGCATCGAGGCCGACCGCATCCTCGGCGCGGTCGCGCCGAAGAAGCAGGCGGGCTAGCTTATGCAGACATTCGAGAAGACGCCGGGCTGGCTCGACTGGTACGCCAATCCGTCAAAGCCGCGCTTCCAGGTGCCGCAAGGCGCGGTCGACGCGCATTGCCACATCTTCGGCCCCGCCGAAAGATTCCCCTACGCGCCCGAGCGCAAATACACGCCGTGCGACGCGAGCAAGGAGCAGCTCTTCGCGCTGCGCGACCATCTCGGTTTCGCGCGCAACGTCATCGTGCAGGCGACCTGCCATGGCGCCGACAACAGCGCGCTGGTCGACGCGCTCGTCCGTTCAGGTGGCCGGGCGCGCGGCATCGCCACCGTGCGGCGCGACGTCAGCGACGCCGCGCTCGAGGCGCTGCATGACGCCGGCGTGCGCGGCGTCCGCTTCAACTTCATCAAGCGCCTGGTCGATTTCACGCCGCGCGACGAGTTGATGGAGATCGCGGGCCGCATCGCCGGGCTCGGCTGGCACGCGGTGATCTATTTCGAGGCGGCGGACCTGCCTGAGCTCGAGGACTTCTTCACCGCGCTGCCGACCACCGTCGTCGTCGACCACATGGGCCGGCCCGACGTGGGCAAGCCGGCCGAGGCGCCGGAATTTTCGCGCTTCGTCGCCTTCATGCGCGACAACCCGAACGTCTGGTGCAAGGTGAGCTGTCCGGAGCGGCTGTCGCTGTCGGGCCCGGCGGCACTGAACGGCGAGCAAAATCCCTACCGCGACGTGGTGCCGTTCGCGCGCCGCATCGTCGAAGGCTTCCCCGGTCGCGTGCTGTGGGGCACCGACTGGCCGCATCCGAACCTCAGGGATCACATGCCGGACGACGGCCTCTTGGTCGACTTCATCCCGCATATCGCGCGAACCGTCGAGCTGCAGCGCAAGCTGCTGGTCGACAACCCGATGCGGCTCTACTGGCCGGACGAGGCGTGAGCCGTCATCTTCTAGGGCGCGGCTGCGCGCTTCCATGCGGTTCGCAGCGTCATACCGTTTGGGGTTCGGGGATTGTCGAATTTGAGCTCGTCCGAGGTCAGCAGAGTGATCGTTCGCTTCTGGTTGGGAATGGCCGCGACGTTCGCATAGGTGCTGGCAGAAAGGTTGACCACCATCGCCCTGGTGTTTTCGTCAATCGAGTATGTGCCGTAATACGCAATGCTGGACGCTACGATGCCTTGTGCTTCTTCAGCGGTGGCCTTGGCCCGGTCATTGGCCGCAATCTTCGGAATCTCCGCGCGCGACTGAAAGAGCGAGAAATGGCCATCGTTTGAGAATATGATCACGCCCTTTGGGGAAGGACCGAAAGGTTCTCCCGTTTTGCCGTCGTCCATCTCACTGGTGACAGACACAAGAGTCCATGCGCCGACAATCTGTTCTTTAGCCGACTTCTGTTGAGCAGATGCGTCGCCTGACAGGGCGAGGCCAGGCCCGACGGTGACGGAAGCCTCGTGCATGTATCTCTCCACGTTGAGATTCCAGAGATGTGCCCGCTAGTGGTCCGATTCCAACATTCGCATCCGGTCACGGCAGACTCTTTTGCGAATGTTGGAATCAGTGGCCCGCAAAATGATGCGAATTTCGGCTCCGGGACACTAGGATTTCTCGACCTCGCCGCCGCTTGCAACCCAGTCCTTGAAGCCGCCGGCGTTGTAGACATGCTGATAGCCGAGATCCTTCAGCGTCTTGCCGGCGAGCGCGGCGCGCCCGCCCGAGCCGCAATAGAGGATGACGGTCTTGTCCCTGGCAAAATTCTTGTCATGCGCGGGCGAGTCCGGATCGGCGCGAAATTCCAGCATGCCGCGCGAGACGTGCACGGCACCCTTGGCCTTGCCGCTCTGCTCGACTTCGGTCCCGTCGCGCACGTCGACCACAAGCGCATTGCCCTTCGCGATCATCTTGCGCGCCTCCTCGGGCGCGATCTTCGGCACCGCGGCATTCGCCGCTTCCAGCATCTGCTTCACACTTGTCGTCATGGAAGAACTCCTGTCCTGATCGCAGCGATCCTAGTGGTCCGATTCTAACATTGCTCAGACGGGTAGCGAGCGTCAAATCCGCTCCACTAGCACAAGCGTGATGAAATCGAGATATGGCCACATCGTCATTGCGAGGAGCCAACGGGTCGCGCTGGCGCGCGATGACGAACAATCATACCGTCGCGCTCAAGATGGCCGGATGCTCTGGGCTCACGCGTGACGGAAACGTCACAACCCGCGGATCAGGCCGGCATCGATCAGGAGGCGGTTGAAGCGGCGCGCCTCGGCGCCGTCGCCGCAGGCGTAGAAGACGCCCTTGCAACGGAGCATGATCTGCTTCTGCTCGGCAAACGACGGATCGAGCGGGATGCCGGCAGCCTCCTGGACCACCAGCGGCAGATAGGCACCATCGATCGTGTCCATCATCGCCGGGCTCTTCACCGGCTCGAAATTGATGGCGTCGATGGCGTAATAGGTCGCGTAGTAGCGCGGGTCGTAAGTCTCGAGCTTTTTGCCAATGCCGGCCTCGTCGAGGCCGGGATCGAGCAGATGCGGCGAAAACTCCGGCTGATGGTCGCCATAGCGCACGATCAGGAAGGGCTGGCCGGGAAACCGCTTCTTCAGCCCCGCCAGGAACGCCTTGTAGTCCTCGGCGCTGATCGCCTGCCGCCGCAGATATTCGTCGACCACCCGCCTGTTGCCGGTCGGCCGCCACGACGGCAGCAGGTCTGGCCGGAACCGCGTCTCCCAGGGGAAATGATTGGCCGCGAGATAGACGAAGGTGAACAAGGGCGAGGCCGGCGAATGGTCCGCCATCAGCTTCAGCGCCTTGTCGTAGAAGAAGCTGTCGGGCTCGACGTCGCGCGCACCGAGATCATGCGCGTCGTAAAAGTGCTCGATCCCGGTCGTGGTCTGGAAGCTGCGCGCGCTCATGAAGCCGCCGAACGCGGGATAGAGCGAGACGGTCTGATAGCCGCAGCGGCGCAGCGACAGCGGCAGGCCGCGCTCGACCCGGTTCGATGCGATGCGGGTGACGAAATAGGCGAAGCGGCCGAACGAGCGCGAGGACAGCCCGGCGAGCACGTTGTATTCGGTGAACCAGCTCGGACCGCCATTGCTCTCGGCGAGGAAGGTGCGCTCCTTGCCGTCAAACGACTTGAAGTGGCTGCCGTAACCCGCGGGCACCCTGACGCCTTCGGCGGCGCGGATGTCGAAGCTCGACTCGTCATGGATCATGATGATGTTCGGCCGGCGGCCGGCCGGATGGCAGGAATCGAGCAGCGGCACGTTGAGCCGCTCCTTCACCACCGCATCCGATTCCATGAAGCCGTAATGCACGAAATCGTACGCCGCGGTCACGCCGGAGCGCGCGAATTTCGACAGGTAGCCGTCGTCGTAATAGCCGCGCCAGTCCTCGTCCGGCCAGGCCAGCGCATGGCCGGCGAGCGCCGCGAGGCACGCAAGGCCGAACGCCGCGGCCGGCAGGCGGCGGATGCGGAACGGATCGAGCCACCACAGCGCATACATCAGGGGGATGGTGACGAGGCCGGCCGCGATCACCGACCAGCGCAGGTCGGGAAAGATGGTGAACAGGAAGGAAGCCGTGTCGCGGTCGATCACCATCAGGTCGACGAAGTTCGCGGTCATCTGCACGACGTCGTGCTTGAGCCGCGACAGCAGCACCAGCACCACGACGAGCGTGAGCGACAGGGCGCCCGACAGCGCCGGCCGCCGCAACAGCGTGATCCAGAACGCGTTCAGGATTGCCCAGGACAAGAGGAAGCAGGTGCGCGAGCCGAAATCGGTCTCGGTCCACATCATCAGGACCGCCGCCGCCAGATGCGGCAGCGCCACCGCCGACAACCTGGCGAGCCCGATCGAGCCGGCGCGGGCGAGGACCGCGGTCGCCGAAAAGTTCGGATTTGGCGCGGGCGCCATGGACCTGAACGCAACACTGCCCGGCGCGGTGATAAAGTCTTTCCCTGGCGGCTGCCGGGAGACGCACGCCGCAGCCGGCGGATGCCGCGTGTCATAAAACTGTAATTGAAGCGTCATGAACCCGCAATGAATTGCCGGCCCGGCGACGCTTTTCGGCTGCGACCTTTTCGGCTCGCGAGCGACCGCCCGGTCAGGCCGGCCGGCGTATGCCGGCGATGAAGAGGTCGATCACCGCCTCGGCGGTCCGCTCGACCTCGCTGTCCGCGACGCCCCAGCGCGGGAAATGGCCGTCGATCTTCATTCTGGCAAAGCCGTAGACCAGCGCGCGGGCGGCGATCAGGAGCGGCTTCAGCTCGCCGGTGCGCAAGCTGCCGGCCGCCAAAGCCTGCGCCAGCGTCGCCTCGACCGTGGCGATCAGATCGGCATTGTCGCGCGACAGCGCCGCGGCGGCATCATGGTTAAAATGGCGGCCGCTGGAGATGATCTCGAAATGCGCCGGGTTGCGCATGGCCCAGCGCAAGTAGGCCAGGCCAAAGCTGCGGAAACGGCGCAGCGGATCGTCGGTTGCGGCCTCGCCGAGCGCGCGATCGATCTCGGCCCGGAACCGCCGCTGCGCCTCTTCCGCGACCGCCGTCATCAGCGCCTCGCGGCTGGCGAAATGCCGGAACGGCGCGCCCGGCGAGACGCCGGCGCGGCGCGCGGCCTCGCGCACGCTGACCTTTTCCGGCCCGCCCTCCTCCGCCAATCGCAGCGCGGCGTCGATCAGCGCGTGCCGGAGGTCGCCATGGTGATAGGGCTTCGGCTGGGCCTTGGGGCGCGCGGCGCGCGGTTTGGGGCGTGTCGATGCGGGCATGGAGGCGGTCTAGCATCACCGCCTCGTGAATGTAAGCGCCGATTACACGGATTGACCGGCGCGCCGCGACAGATGTAACTGATGATTACATCACACGGAGGCGCAGCATGGCGATGCATCGGCAGAACTGGTTCGAGGGCTGGCGGCTGTTCGGCGTGCTGACGCTGATCCTGATGCTGCTGTGCGTCTGGATCGCCGGCATGCGCGGCTTCGAGGCCGAAGGGATACGGATGGTGATCCGCTTCACCGCGCGGACCTCGCTCGTGCTGTTCTGCCTTGCGTTTGCCGCCGCGGCGCTGGCGCGGCTCTGGCCCAATGGCTGGACCCGGTGGCTGCGCCGCAACCGGCGCTATCTGGGCGTGACGTTCGCCGCTTCCCACGGGCTGCACGCGATCGCCATCGTCGTGTTCGCGCGGCTCGATCCGGCCGGCTTTGCCGCCGCGACCAACCTCGCCTCCTACGTCTTCGGCGGGATCGGCTATGCCTTCATCGTCGCGATGGCCGCGACTTCGTTCGACCGCACCGCGGCGGCGAT
This genomic interval from Bradyrhizobium sp. NP1 contains the following:
- a CDS encoding rhodanese-like domain-containing protein, whose protein sequence is MTTSVKQMLEAANAAVPKIAPEEARKMIAKGNALVVDVRDGTEVEQSGKAKGAVHVSRGMLEFRADPDSPAHDKNFARDKTVILYCGSGGRAALAGKTLKDLGYQHVYNAGGFKDWVASGGEVEKS
- a CDS encoding ferric reductase-like transmembrane domain-containing protein, coding for MAMHRQNWFEGWRLFGVLTLILMLLCVWIAGMRGFEAEGIRMVIRFTARTSLVLFCLAFAAAALARLWPNGWTRWLRRNRRYLGVTFAASHGLHAIAIVVFARLDPAGFAAATNLASYVFGGIGYAFIVAMAATSFDRTAAAIGPRAFRTLHLVGGYYLLAQFTVSFGKRIPEMPLYGLFLILPLAVLALRMIAMAAGPKPRAVGAG
- a CDS encoding amidohydrolase family protein, with translation MQTFEKTPGWLDWYANPSKPRFQVPQGAVDAHCHIFGPAERFPYAPERKYTPCDASKEQLFALRDHLGFARNVIVQATCHGADNSALVDALVRSGGRARGIATVRRDVSDAALEALHDAGVRGVRFNFIKRLVDFTPRDELMEIAGRIAGLGWHAVIYFEAADLPELEDFFTALPTTVVVDHMGRPDVGKPAEAPEFSRFVAFMRDNPNVWCKVSCPERLSLSGPAALNGEQNPYRDVVPFARRIVEGFPGRVLWGTDWPHPNLRDHMPDDGLLVDFIPHIARTVELQRKLLVDNPMRLYWPDEA
- a CDS encoding lipocalin-like domain-containing protein gives rise to the protein MHEASVTVGPGLALSGDASAQQKSAKEQIVGAWTLVSVTSEMDDGKTGEPFGPSPKGVIIFSNDGHFSLFQSRAEIPKIAANDRAKATAEEAQGIVASSIAYYGTYSIDENTRAMVVNLSASTYANVAAIPNQKRTITLLTSDELKFDNPRTPNGMTLRTAWKRAAAP
- a CDS encoding sulfatase-like hydrolase/transferase, with product MAPAPNPNFSATAVLARAGSIGLARLSAVALPHLAAAVLMMWTETDFGSRTCFLLSWAILNAFWITLLRRPALSGALSLTLVVVLVLLSRLKHDVVQMTANFVDLMVIDRDTASFLFTIFPDLRWSVIAAGLVTIPLMYALWWLDPFRIRRLPAAAFGLACLAALAGHALAWPDEDWRGYYDDGYLSKFARSGVTAAYDFVHYGFMESDAVVKERLNVPLLDSCHPAGRRPNIIMIHDESSFDIRAAEGVRVPAGYGSHFKSFDGKERTFLAESNGGPSWFTEYNVLAGLSSRSFGRFAYFVTRIASNRVERGLPLSLRRCGYQTVSLYPAFGGFMSARSFQTTTGIEHFYDAHDLGARDVEPDSFFYDKALKLMADHSPASPLFTFVYLAANHFPWETRFRPDLLPSWRPTGNRRVVDEYLRRQAISAEDYKAFLAGLKKRFPGQPFLIVRYGDHQPEFSPHLLDPGLDEAGIGKKLETYDPRYYATYYAIDAINFEPVKSPAMMDTIDGAYLPLVVQEAAGIPLDPSFAEQKQIMLRCKGVFYACGDGAEARRFNRLLIDAGLIRGL
- a CDS encoding TetR/AcrR family transcriptional regulator translates to MPASTRPKPRAARPKAQPKPYHHGDLRHALIDAALRLAEEGGPEKVSVREAARRAGVSPGAPFRHFASREALMTAVAEEAQRRFRAEIDRALGEAATDDPLRRFRSFGLAYLRWAMRNPAHFEIISSGRHFNHDAAAALSRDNADLIATVEATLAQALAAGSLRTGELKPLLIAARALVYGFARMKIDGHFPRWGVADSEVERTAEAVIDLFIAGIRRPA
- a CDS encoding DUF1932 domain-containing protein, whose translation is MAAIPDDPKFWRIGLVGYGEVGRILGEDLRRQGIAVLAYDIKLDGGAGGALRSHAAEHGVTLSASHRELAASADFIISAVTASQAVPVAQAIAPAIRRGAFFLDFNSASPGAKQRAARLIDAAGGRYVEGAVMTSVPPHRIKVPLLLGGASAEALAPLLIQLGFNAKVASQKLGIASAVKMCRSIMIKGLEATTIECFTTARAYGVEDAVLGSLKETFPGIDWEKQAAYFFQRVIEHGRRRAEEVREVAETVRETGLIPWQAEGTAERQAFVADLADQGCFGSRQDEAFARSSDWRIEADRILGAVAPKKQAG